The proteins below are encoded in one region of Shewanella algae:
- a CDS encoding DUF2750 domain-containing protein has product MSKKQTQAQFAGMTPEGRYDFLVEQVKEHKELWVLQDNDGCVMLTTDDEDCIPVWPSEETASLWAVDDWQDCRPLSIGLAEWLERWVPGMEDDELYVAVFPMLEDLGVVIPPHELEQRLAPKTRH; this is encoded by the coding sequence TGACTCCGGAAGGCCGCTACGACTTTCTGGTAGAGCAGGTCAAAGAGCATAAAGAGCTATGGGTACTACAGGACAATGACGGCTGCGTGATGCTGACCACGGATGATGAAGACTGTATTCCGGTATGGCCCAGTGAAGAAACGGCGTCCCTGTGGGCCGTGGATGATTGGCAGGATTGTCGGCCGCTGTCCATAGGCCTGGCCGAGTGGCTGGAGCGTTGGGTGCCAGGTATGGAAGATGACGAACTCTATGTTGCCGTATTCCCTATGCTGGAAGATCTCGGCGTGGTTATTCCACCACATGAGCTGGAGCAGCGACTGGCGCCCAAGACGCGTCACTGA
- the erpA gene encoding iron-sulfur cluster insertion protein ErpA yields the protein MTEQAESAMPIQFTDAAATKVKALLEEEQNSALKLRVYVTGGGCSGFQYGFTFDEKVNEGDFTVEKQGVQLVVDPMSLQYLVGGEVDYTSGLEGSRFFVKNPNATTTCGCGASFSV from the coding sequence ATGACTGAACAAGCTGAATCAGCTATGCCCATCCAGTTTACCGATGCGGCGGCAACCAAGGTCAAGGCCTTGCTGGAAGAAGAACAGAACAGTGCGCTGAAGCTGCGGGTCTATGTCACGGGCGGCGGCTGCTCAGGTTTTCAGTATGGCTTCACCTTTGATGAAAAAGTGAATGAAGGCGATTTCACCGTGGAAAAACAAGGGGTACAGCTGGTCGTTGATCCCATGAGCCTGCAATATCTTGTCGGCGGTGAAGTAGATTACACCTCAGGGCTTGAAGGCTCGCGTTTCTTCGTCAAAAACCCCAACGCCACCACGACCTGTGGTTGTGGCGCCAGCTTCTCGGTATAA
- a CDS encoding DUF6776 family protein yields MANYHRWLDRLQVMERNIRPSSLYLLLLVMVAFLTGLLSYHFFIPPGEVQLQQNDGKKKRLQGQLQEQAQLLASRNLELSLAKEANEEMQQLFNKQHKKQKELERELAFYRSIMAPEHNAEGVAIHGLELMPLAGPGQYRLKLILTQLQKRKQALKGRSEILLIGMQEGKQVELNLAKLVDTKLAFNFKYFQVLEAEFTLPEGFELQQMKAKVVVPASRWSKGAETEQSFSLPELLEGEKDPGIILEQNSQVTDNLPQQTDVRGSND; encoded by the coding sequence ATGGCAAATTATCATCGCTGGCTCGATCGCCTGCAAGTGATGGAGCGAAATATTCGTCCATCCAGTCTGTATTTGTTGCTCTTGGTCATGGTGGCCTTTCTGACCGGACTGCTCAGCTATCACTTTTTTATCCCGCCAGGTGAAGTCCAGCTGCAACAAAATGACGGTAAAAAGAAACGCTTGCAGGGACAACTGCAGGAACAAGCACAGCTGCTGGCGAGCCGTAATCTGGAGCTGAGCCTGGCCAAGGAGGCCAATGAGGAGATGCAGCAGCTGTTCAACAAGCAGCATAAGAAACAGAAGGAGCTGGAACGTGAGCTGGCCTTCTACCGCAGCATCATGGCGCCGGAGCATAACGCCGAAGGCGTGGCTATCCATGGTTTGGAACTGATGCCGTTGGCGGGCCCAGGGCAATACCGCCTCAAGCTGATACTGACCCAGTTGCAAAAGCGCAAACAGGCGCTCAAGGGAAGAAGTGAGATACTTCTCATTGGCATGCAAGAGGGCAAGCAAGTCGAACTGAATTTAGCTAAACTGGTGGACACCAAGTTGGCATTTAACTTCAAGTACTTTCAGGTACTGGAAGCGGAATTTACCCTGCCTGAAGGGTTCGAGTTACAGCAGATGAAGGCCAAGGTCGTCGTGCCTGCCAGCCGCTGGAGCAAAGGCGCCGAAACCGAACAAAGTTTCAGCCTGCCGGAGTTGCTGGAGGGCGAAAAAGATCCCGGCATAATACTTGAACAAAACAGTCAGGTAACAGATAATCTGCCACAGCAAACAGATGTAAGAGGTAGTAATGACTGA
- a CDS encoding chloride channel protein codes for MRDKLSQTRISIQLCLLALLFALMASAVIILFRLLLQWANHFTQTQEWDFTGSIGDWRVLLPLFGAFLIWLVARFGSKRYKRMGIAYVLHRVKLHYGKIPLQSAPGQFFQALFALASNFSVGREGPAIHLGAVTASVLAEKFKLPDNSVRIMCASGIAAGIAATFNAPLAAVVFVLEVVLREYKVQYFFPIMLSAICGAVSSQVVFGNIHEFDAIKVSHIPLDQYPLLALGGIVLGVAAALFNHSLIQVTERGQHWPLIVRLLLAGVITTLIGLVLPQALGSGEMAIGLAVSDNPAIWFLLAVLLAKIIATIAAIGLGIPGGIIGPLYGIGALGGAILAQATALLFPSVAPYAGLYTVIGMTAMMGVCLSAPLAALVALLEMTNDASIILPGMIVAVPAYLIAYQGLNAKSIFFRQLDIMGLGYKVAPVNLGLQKLGVRALMDRRIVIVNNNDELLLEVMKRAQGRPVLVRDAEGQIAMLDLQMPSFDTDTSLTQHRIQGLPDSATLNEVYEILAPKRAGEVYIYQDTPENIVGVISWSNLQQEIRAGEV; via the coding sequence ATGAGAGACAAGCTGTCCCAAACGAGGATCAGTATTCAACTGTGTCTGCTGGCCCTGTTGTTTGCGCTGATGGCCTCGGCTGTCATCATACTGTTTCGCCTGCTGCTGCAATGGGCCAATCATTTTACCCAAACACAGGAATGGGATTTTACGGGCTCAATCGGTGACTGGCGAGTCCTGTTACCACTTTTTGGGGCTTTTTTGATCTGGCTGGTGGCCAGGTTTGGCTCCAAACGCTACAAGCGGATGGGTATAGCCTATGTGCTGCACAGGGTGAAACTGCATTATGGCAAGATCCCGCTGCAGTCGGCACCGGGGCAGTTTTTTCAGGCGCTGTTTGCGCTGGCGAGTAACTTCTCGGTTGGTCGTGAAGGCCCGGCCATTCATTTGGGGGCGGTCACCGCCTCGGTATTGGCGGAAAAATTCAAGCTGCCGGACAACAGTGTGCGCATCATGTGTGCCAGTGGCATAGCCGCCGGGATAGCCGCCACCTTCAACGCGCCCCTGGCCGCCGTGGTGTTTGTCCTCGAAGTGGTGCTCAGGGAATACAAGGTACAGTACTTCTTCCCCATCATGCTGTCGGCCATCTGCGGCGCCGTATCCAGCCAGGTGGTGTTCGGTAATATCCACGAGTTTGATGCCATCAAAGTCAGCCATATTCCACTGGATCAATACCCGCTGCTGGCACTCGGCGGTATAGTGCTGGGGGTCGCCGCGGCCCTATTCAATCACAGCCTTATTCAGGTGACCGAGCGCGGCCAACACTGGCCCTTGATTGTCCGCCTGTTGCTGGCAGGTGTTATCACCACTCTGATAGGACTGGTACTGCCTCAGGCTCTGGGCAGCGGTGAAATGGCCATAGGACTGGCGGTCAGCGACAACCCGGCCATCTGGTTTTTGCTGGCGGTTTTGCTGGCCAAGATTATTGCTACCATTGCTGCCATCGGCCTTGGGATCCCTGGTGGGATCATAGGTCCACTCTACGGCATAGGCGCCTTGGGCGGCGCCATTCTAGCTCAGGCGACCGCACTGCTGTTTCCCTCGGTGGCCCCCTATGCAGGGCTCTATACTGTTATCGGCATGACCGCCATGATGGGGGTTTGTCTCAGCGCACCACTCGCCGCCCTGGTGGCGCTACTGGAGATGACCAACGATGCCTCCATCATACTGCCCGGAATGATAGTGGCCGTGCCCGCCTACCTCATCGCCTATCAGGGGCTGAATGCCAAATCCATATTCTTTCGTCAGTTGGACATCATGGGCCTGGGTTACAAGGTGGCCCCGGTTAACCTGGGATTGCAGAAACTCGGGGTACGCGCTCTGATGGACAGGCGCATAGTGATAGTCAACAACAATGACGAGCTGTTGCTGGAGGTGATGAAACGCGCCCAGGGCAGGCCCGTGCTTGTCAGAGATGCCGAAGGGCAGATTGCCATGCTGGATCTGCAGATGCCTTCGTTTGACACTGACACCAGCCTGACCCAGCACAGGATCCAGGGGCTACCCGACTCGGCCACCCTCAACGAGGTGTACGAAATTCTGGCGCCGAAACGTGCCGGTGAAGTCTATATCTATCAGGATACACCGGAGAATATCGTCGGGGTGATCAGTTGGTCTAACCTGCAGCAGGAAATCCGTGCCGGAGAAGTGTAA
- a CDS encoding aspartate carbamoyltransferase — MNQFQGSHILSVNQLDLDAIQTIFTVAQKMTPYALREKRTKVLDGAILGNLFFEPSTRTRVSFGCAFNLLGGRVAETVGMASSSLSKGESLYDTARVLSSYSDVIAMRHPESYSVREFAEGSRVPVINGGDGANEHPTQALLDLFTIQKELHSKGLGIDGMHIAMVGDLKYGRTVHSLSRLLCMYKNISFTLISPAELAMPDYVIADIENAGHKITITDQLEGNLDQADILYLTRIQEERFPSQEEADKYRGKFRLNSAIYTKNCKSNTVIMHPLPRDSRLQANELDNDLNNHPNLAIFRQADNGLLIRMALFALTLGVDNQLEKYECPVNWYSRKADR, encoded by the coding sequence ATGAACCAGTTCCAGGGATCACATATCCTCTCCGTAAACCAGTTAGATCTGGACGCCATTCAAACCATTTTCACCGTAGCCCAAAAGATGACCCCATACGCACTGCGCGAAAAGCGTACCAAGGTGCTGGATGGTGCTATTCTCGGCAATCTGTTTTTTGAACCCAGTACCCGCACCCGGGTCAGCTTCGGCTGCGCCTTCAACCTGCTTGGCGGCCGGGTCGCTGAAACGGTCGGCATGGCTTCCTCGTCGCTGTCCAAGGGGGAGTCCCTCTACGATACTGCCAGGGTGTTGTCCAGCTACTCGGACGTGATTGCCATGCGCCACCCCGAGTCCTACTCGGTACGCGAATTTGCCGAAGGCAGCCGGGTGCCTGTGATTAACGGCGGCGACGGTGCCAACGAACATCCAACCCAGGCGCTGCTGGATCTGTTCACCATACAGAAAGAACTGCACAGCAAAGGCTTAGGCATAGACGGCATGCATATCGCCATGGTGGGCGATCTCAAATACGGCCGCACGGTGCACTCGCTGTCGCGTCTTCTGTGCATGTACAAGAACATCAGCTTCACCCTGATCTCCCCTGCCGAGCTGGCAATGCCTGACTATGTGATCGCCGACATTGAAAATGCCGGGCATAAGATCACAATAACAGACCAACTGGAAGGCAATTTAGATCAGGCTGATATACTCTATCTGACGCGCATTCAGGAAGAGCGCTTCCCCTCGCAGGAGGAAGCCGATAAGTATCGTGGCAAGTTCCGTTTGAACAGCGCCATATACACCAAAAATTGTAAGTCCAATACAGTGATCATGCATCCATTGCCTCGGGACTCCAGGCTGCAGGCCAATGAGCTGGACAATGATCTTAACAACCATCCCAACCTGGCTATCTTCCGTCAGGCCGACAATGGCTTGTTGATCCGCATGGCACTGTTTGCCCTGACACTCGGGGTGGACAATCAGTTGGAAAAATACGAGTGTCCGGTTAACTGGTATTCACGCAAGGCCGATCGCTAA
- the hemL gene encoding glutamate-1-semialdehyde 2,1-aminomutase: protein MTRSEDLFEQAKKTIPGGVNSPVRAFNGVGGSPRFIEKADGAYIYDADGKAYIDYVGSWGPMILGHNHPKIREAVLKAVENGLSFGAPTELEVQMAEKVIEMVPSIEQVRMVSSGTEATMSAIRLARGYTNRDKILKFEGCYHGHADCLLVKAGSGALTLGQPSSPGIPADFAKHTLTAVYNDLDSVKELFSQHPQDIACIILEPVAGNMNCIPPVAGFLEGLRELCDQFGALLIIDEVMTGFRVSKSGAQGHYGVTPDLTTLGKVIGGGMPVGAFGGKKEVMQYIAPTGPVYQAGTLSGNPIAMTAGLAQLEALSEPGLYEELAAKTKRIAEGFKAAADKHGIPMAINYVGGMFGFFFTDEEKITGFEQVTKCNMEQFRAFYHGMLDEGIYLAPSAFEAGFLSMAHGEQELQATLDAADRVLARMK, encoded by the coding sequence ATGACCCGTTCTGAAGACCTGTTTGAACAGGCCAAGAAAACCATCCCCGGCGGTGTGAACTCGCCAGTACGTGCCTTCAATGGTGTAGGCGGCTCTCCCCGCTTCATCGAAAAGGCCGACGGTGCCTATATCTATGATGCCGACGGCAAAGCCTATATCGACTATGTCGGTTCCTGGGGGCCTATGATCCTGGGTCACAACCATCCCAAGATCCGCGAAGCTGTACTCAAGGCGGTGGAGAACGGTCTGTCTTTCGGTGCACCTACCGAGCTGGAAGTGCAGATGGCAGAAAAAGTCATTGAGATGGTGCCTTCCATAGAACAGGTACGCATGGTGAGCTCTGGTACAGAAGCCACCATGAGCGCCATACGCCTGGCTCGGGGTTACACCAACAGAGACAAGATCCTCAAGTTCGAAGGCTGCTACCACGGCCATGCCGACTGTCTGCTGGTTAAGGCCGGTTCCGGCGCCCTGACTCTGGGTCAGCCCAGCTCCCCAGGGATCCCTGCTGACTTCGCCAAGCACACCCTGACCGCTGTCTATAACGATCTGGACTCAGTCAAAGAGCTGTTCAGCCAGCATCCGCAGGATATCGCCTGTATCATACTCGAGCCGGTTGCCGGCAACATGAACTGTATCCCGCCGGTTGCAGGTTTCCTTGAAGGACTGCGTGAACTTTGCGATCAGTTCGGCGCCCTGCTGATCATCGACGAAGTGATGACAGGCTTCCGCGTCTCCAAGAGCGGTGCCCAAGGCCACTATGGGGTGACACCGGATCTGACCACTCTGGGTAAGGTGATCGGCGGCGGTATGCCGGTTGGTGCCTTCGGTGGCAAGAAAGAAGTCATGCAGTATATTGCCCCGACTGGCCCTGTGTACCAGGCCGGCACACTTTCGGGTAACCCTATCGCCATGACTGCAGGTCTGGCTCAACTGGAAGCCCTGTCCGAACCTGGCCTCTATGAAGAGCTGGCTGCCAAGACCAAGCGTATTGCCGAAGGCTTCAAGGCCGCGGCCGACAAGCATGGTATCCCCATGGCCATCAACTATGTTGGCGGCATGTTTGGTTTCTTCTTTACCGATGAAGAGAAGATCACCGGCTTTGAGCAGGTTACCAAGTGCAACATGGAGCAGTTCCGCGCCTTCTATCACGGCATGCTGGACGAAGGTATCTACCTGGCACCGAGCGCCTTTGAAGCAGGCTTCCTGTCCATGGCTCACGGCGAGCAAGAGCTGCAGGCGACTCTGGATGCAGCCGATCGTGTTCTGGCACGCATGAAGTAA
- the nhaD gene encoding sodium:proton antiporter NhaD produces the protein MLYTFLIILAVLALLSIIFEEVTHLNKAKTTLFFGCISWIALFMSAGDPGHEKLVEHQLNENLLEIATLWLFLMSTMTFVAYLNAKGMIQIIVQKLFPQRVSTRMLMLQVALFSLVLSAICDNVTATLVSLGLLTTFKLDKQMRRRMAVLIIFAVNSGGVSLITGDVTTLMIFLGGHVHMSELLMLVLPAAFSVMLLAILFSLNAKGEVSTTPIRQSYETVDVLIAIIFFTTILMTMALNILFAIPPVLTFLTGLSIMFLVGHTARNDKEELQILEYIRQVEYDTLLFFLGILLLVGMLKEIGTLDLLAQVYARHDPNISNFVTGMGSAILDNVPLTAALLKAAPELTTPEWLGLTYAVGVGGSLLVIGSAAGIIAMSKVKELTFVSYLKYVPALLLSYSVGYALTLLLGNYFYGA, from the coding sequence ATGCTCTATACCTTTCTTATCATACTGGCGGTGTTGGCACTGCTGAGTATCATTTTTGAAGAGGTGACTCACCTCAACAAAGCCAAAACGACTCTGTTTTTCGGTTGTATCTCCTGGATAGCTCTGTTCATGTCTGCCGGCGACCCCGGCCATGAAAAGCTGGTAGAGCATCAACTCAATGAAAACCTGCTGGAAATCGCGACGCTCTGGCTGTTTTTGATGTCGACCATGACCTTTGTGGCCTATCTCAACGCCAAGGGCATGATCCAGATAATAGTGCAGAAGCTGTTTCCGCAGCGGGTGAGCACCCGGATGCTGATGCTGCAGGTTGCGCTGTTTTCTCTGGTATTGTCGGCCATCTGTGACAACGTCACCGCCACCTTGGTCTCTCTTGGGCTGCTGACCACCTTCAAGCTCGACAAACAGATGCGTCGCCGGATGGCGGTATTGATTATCTTTGCCGTCAACTCAGGGGGAGTTTCTCTGATAACGGGTGACGTAACTACCCTGATGATCTTCCTCGGCGGCCATGTGCATATGTCAGAGCTGCTGATGTTGGTGCTGCCGGCGGCATTCAGCGTGATGTTGCTGGCAATACTCTTCTCCCTCAATGCCAAGGGCGAGGTGTCCACCACACCTATTCGTCAAAGTTACGAGACAGTGGATGTACTGATCGCCATCATCTTCTTCACCACCATATTGATGACCATGGCACTGAACATTCTGTTTGCCATTCCCCCCGTGCTAACCTTCCTCACCGGGTTATCAATCATGTTCCTGGTGGGCCACACCGCCCGCAACGACAAAGAAGAACTGCAAATCCTCGAGTATATCCGCCAAGTGGAATACGACACCCTGCTGTTCTTCCTCGGGATCCTCTTGTTGGTGGGTATGCTCAAAGAGATAGGCACGCTGGATCTTCTGGCCCAGGTCTACGCCCGTCACGACCCCAACATTTCCAACTTTGTCACAGGTATGGGATCGGCCATATTGGATAACGTGCCACTGACCGCGGCGCTTTTGAAAGCCGCACCTGAACTGACCACGCCTGAGTGGCTGGGCCTGACCTATGCAGTAGGTGTTGGTGGCTCTCTGCTGGTGATAGGTTCGGCGGCCGGGATCATCGCCATGAGCAAGGTCAAAGAGCTGACCTTTGTCTCTTACCTCAAGTATGTTCCGGCGCTGTTGCTGTCCTACTCTGTAGGCTACGCCCTGACACTGCTGCTGGGGAACTACTTCTACGGAGCTTGA
- a CDS encoding general secretion pathway protein GspB, producing MSILLDAVTRAKQQEMGEQLDPVLTPRAQYRRQSSASRYLKPLAVLVAAVLAGGALAWGWHSLDTNKKPLAPETSSVGAKASQQQARQQDESQGYKQPTQAAEVAEQGATEVRLAGKVALPMAQPIPQTQAVQSRTIQSQNTLPQNAQAENRATINQSSVNQGSISQSSINQSGEAEIAARQSPASVNAQSTGSDLLAASVAEAAKELQFAQLQADGSATVNQPQEMPAADDEPIILGANPNRRGLEVLESLKRQVNEAAEDVGLSSAESRRQDELVAQFQAALADVEHRHSAEKPVSPPELDPIPKAEEEVPPYGGLPAGLQLQVPEFEISAHVYASEPSKRWLNVEGAELQEGDSIKGQLKIVEIRPRDVVLEIQGQKFRVPAI from the coding sequence ATGTCTATCCTTCTCGATGCCGTGACCCGGGCCAAGCAACAGGAAATGGGTGAACAACTGGATCCTGTGTTGACTCCCAGGGCGCAATATCGCCGACAATCTTCGGCAAGTCGCTATCTCAAGCCGCTGGCGGTATTGGTGGCGGCCGTGCTGGCAGGTGGCGCCTTGGCTTGGGGCTGGCACTCGCTTGATACCAATAAAAAGCCGCTGGCTCCCGAGACATCTTCAGTTGGGGCGAAAGCCTCGCAGCAGCAAGCCAGGCAACAAGATGAGTCTCAAGGATATAAGCAACCGACTCAAGCCGCTGAGGTGGCTGAACAAGGTGCAACGGAAGTACGTTTGGCCGGTAAGGTTGCCTTGCCTATGGCCCAGCCGATACCTCAGACTCAGGCTGTTCAATCTCGGACAATCCAGTCGCAAAATACGCTGCCTCAAAATGCTCAGGCTGAGAATAGGGCGACCATAAACCAAAGTTCAGTAAACCAGGGCTCAATAAGCCAGAGCTCAATAAACCAAAGCGGCGAAGCTGAAATTGCAGCCCGCCAGAGTCCGGCTTCGGTTAATGCACAGTCGACTGGCAGTGATTTATTGGCCGCCAGTGTGGCCGAAGCGGCTAAAGAGCTGCAGTTTGCGCAACTCCAGGCTGATGGCTCAGCAACTGTAAATCAGCCGCAGGAGATGCCGGCGGCTGACGATGAGCCGATTATCCTGGGAGCCAACCCCAATCGCCGTGGGCTTGAGGTGCTAGAGTCTCTCAAGCGCCAGGTTAATGAAGCGGCTGAGGATGTGGGGCTATCCAGTGCCGAGAGTCGCCGCCAGGATGAGTTGGTGGCTCAGTTTCAGGCGGCGCTTGCCGATGTGGAGCACCGGCACTCGGCGGAAAAACCCGTATCGCCTCCCGAATTGGATCCCATTCCCAAGGCTGAGGAAGAGGTGCCTCCTTACGGCGGGCTGCCGGCCGGGCTGCAATTGCAGGTTCCTGAGTTTGAGATCAGTGCTCACGTATACGCCTCAGAGCCTTCCAAGCGTTGGCTGAATGTGGAGGGTGCCGAACTGCAGGAGGGTGACAGCATCAAGGGTCAACTGAAGATCGTTGAGATACGTCCAAGGGATGTGGTGCTGGAAATTCAAGGGCAGAAGTTCCGGGTGCCGGCCATCTAA
- a CDS encoding ExeA family protein, translating into MYKAFYGLNDNPFSIAPNPSYLFLSDRHREALAHLTYGLGETGGFVLLTGEVGTGKTTVSRCLLRQLPENTDTAFILNPSLTELELLATLCDELKIPYGEAPTLKQLTDHISGFLLANHQAGRNTVLIIDEAQHLRAEVLEQLRLLTNLETDTRKLLQVILIGQPELQQLLKRQELRQLAQRITARYHLLPLTEEEVGFYVQHRLQVAGRSEPLFNRGAIRALHKFSGGIPRLINLLCERALMAGYGQSRTPIDAKMVATAAEEVLGEKIKQRNYLLPASAAAMLLLAFAGGYYFLAQPEQAVAQDQSEHQLHSVTDAKQTRVAGNQAAVNHLSVNQAAADKPAVNRAQRILTQAIDQSRNIDTAFAALFALWDKVPYSGISACQAAEQQGLACYQQQGNLNSLLRLNYPAVVYLEDEQQQPFYGTLVTKDGEQLLLQLNEQQLWVSVDWFNRHFSGTFEIIWDAPKDPLKAIGPSAGLAQVQWLENTLAQVDERPARLMSYFDSELEQSLQQFQRRHGLKPDGIAGSQTLVQLNLYLSHQGPRLHAGGAS; encoded by the coding sequence ATGTACAAGGCCTTTTATGGACTGAACGATAACCCGTTTTCTATCGCGCCCAATCCCAGTTATCTGTTTCTCAGTGACAGGCACAGGGAGGCGTTGGCGCATTTGACCTATGGCCTTGGGGAGACGGGGGGCTTTGTGCTGCTGACAGGTGAAGTCGGTACCGGGAAAACCACGGTTTCCCGCTGCCTGCTGCGGCAACTGCCGGAAAATACCGATACTGCCTTTATCCTCAATCCATCTCTGACCGAGCTTGAACTGCTGGCTACCCTCTGTGATGAGTTGAAAATTCCCTATGGCGAGGCGCCCACCCTCAAACAGCTGACCGATCATATCAGTGGTTTTCTGTTGGCTAACCACCAGGCCGGGCGCAACACTGTGCTGATCATCGATGAGGCCCAGCATCTGCGGGCCGAAGTGCTTGAGCAACTGCGCCTGCTTACCAACCTGGAGACAGATACCCGTAAATTGCTGCAGGTGATCCTCATAGGTCAGCCCGAGCTGCAGCAACTGCTCAAGCGCCAGGAACTGCGGCAGTTGGCGCAGCGAATCACTGCCCGTTACCATCTGTTGCCGCTCACCGAAGAGGAGGTGGGCTTCTATGTGCAGCACAGGTTGCAGGTGGCCGGGCGCAGCGAGCCCTTGTTCAACCGCGGCGCGATTCGGGCGCTGCATAAATTCAGTGGTGGTATTCCAAGGCTTATCAACCTCTTGTGTGAGCGGGCCTTGATGGCGGGTTATGGTCAGTCTCGAACCCCTATCGATGCCAAAATGGTGGCCACTGCCGCCGAAGAGGTGCTGGGAGAGAAAATCAAACAGCGTAATTATTTGTTACCGGCTTCTGCCGCCGCCATGCTGCTTTTGGCATTTGCCGGTGGTTACTATTTCCTAGCACAGCCGGAACAGGCTGTGGCCCAAGATCAGTCCGAACATCAACTTCATTCAGTGACAGATGCCAAGCAGACTCGGGTTGCAGGCAATCAAGCTGCTGTTAACCATCTTTCTGTCAATCAAGCTGCTGCGGACAAGCCCGCAGTCAATCGGGCGCAGCGGATCTTGACGCAGGCCATAGATCAGAGCCGCAATATAGATACCGCCTTTGCGGCCCTGTTTGCCCTTTGGGACAAGGTGCCATATTCAGGCATCAGTGCCTGTCAGGCCGCCGAACAGCAGGGGCTTGCCTGCTATCAGCAGCAGGGCAATCTCAACTCCTTACTGCGGCTCAACTATCCGGCTGTGGTCTATCTGGAGGATGAACAACAGCAGCCTTTCTATGGCACTCTGGTGACCAAAGATGGTGAGCAGTTGTTGCTGCAACTCAATGAACAACAACTCTGGGTCAGCGTCGATTGGTTCAACCGTCATTTCAGCGGTACTTTTGAAATCATCTGGGATGCCCCCAAGGATCCGCTCAAGGCGATAGGCCCAAGTGCCGGTTTGGCCCAGGTGCAGTGGCTGGAAAATACCCTGGCGCAGGTGGATGAACGCCCGGCCAGGCTGATGAGTTATTTCGACAGCGAGCTGGAGCAGTCACTGCAACAGTTTCAGCGGCGCCACGGCTTGAAACCGGACGGCATTGCCGGCAGCCAAACTCTGGTTCAGCTCAATCTGTACTTGAGTCATCAAGGCCCCAGATTGCACGCAGGAGGAGCGAGCTGA
- a CDS encoding multifunctional CCA addition/repair protein codes for MQIYLVGGAVRDKLLGLPVKDRDHLVVGATPEQMASLGYRQVGKDFPVFLHPKTQEEYALARTERKTGLGYGGFSCYAAPDVTLEEDLLRRDLTINAIAQGEDGELHDPYNGQKDIEARVLRHVSPAFVEDPLRVLRVARFAARFAPQGFSIAPETLALMQEIAAGPELGALTPERVWQELDKVLGCEQPQVFFEVLRQVNALQALMPEIDALFGVPQPAKWHPEIDTGLHTLMVLEQAARLTRDKAVRFAALVHDLGKALTPADMLPKHHGHGQKGLEPIRNLCERLRVPSEYRDLALLVSDQHQNIHNLAELKPETIVKIFDKADFWRKPERLEQLALACEADARGRSGLEQARYPQAQALRQLFAVASAIDVKPIVAAGHKGPAIRDELARQRIAAVRQEKQLLLNSAVS; via the coding sequence GTGCAGATTTATCTGGTTGGTGGCGCAGTGCGTGACAAACTATTGGGCTTACCCGTCAAGGACAGGGATCATCTGGTGGTAGGCGCGACTCCGGAGCAGATGGCCTCACTGGGATACCGGCAGGTGGGCAAGGATTTTCCCGTGTTTCTGCACCCCAAAACCCAGGAGGAGTACGCCCTGGCCAGAACCGAGCGCAAGACAGGCCTGGGTTACGGCGGTTTCTCCTGCTATGCAGCGCCCGATGTCACCCTGGAAGAGGATCTGCTGCGGCGGGACTTGACCATTAACGCCATAGCCCAAGGTGAGGATGGCGAACTGCACGACCCCTACAACGGCCAAAAGGATATCGAGGCCCGGGTGCTGAGGCATGTCTCCCCCGCTTTCGTTGAAGACCCGCTGCGGGTACTCAGGGTGGCCCGTTTTGCCGCCCGCTTTGCCCCTCAGGGCTTCAGTATAGCGCCGGAAACCCTGGCTCTGATGCAGGAAATTGCCGCCGGCCCCGAGCTTGGCGCACTGACGCCTGAGCGGGTATGGCAGGAGCTGGATAAGGTGCTCGGCTGCGAGCAGCCCCAGGTGTTTTTTGAAGTACTGCGCCAGGTTAACGCCTTACAAGCACTGATGCCGGAAATCGATGCCCTGTTTGGTGTGCCGCAACCAGCCAAGTGGCATCCGGAAATTGATACCGGCCTTCACACCTTGATGGTACTGGAGCAAGCCGCACGATTGACCCGCGACAAAGCCGTGCGCTTTGCCGCGCTGGTGCACGATCTCGGTAAGGCACTGACCCCGGCCGACATGCTGCCCAAGCACCATGGCCACGGCCAGAAGGGACTTGAACCTATTCGAAACCTGTGCGAGCGGCTGCGAGTGCCTTCCGAGTATCGGGATCTGGCGTTGCTGGTCAGCGATCAGCATCAAAATATTCATAATCTGGCGGAGCTCAAGCCGGAAACCATAGTGAAAATCTTCGACAAAGCCGATTTCTGGCGCAAGCCAGAGCGCCTGGAGCAACTGGCGCTGGCCTGCGAGGCCGATGCCAGAGGCCGCAGCGGGCTTGAACAAGCCCGCTACCCGCAGGCGCAAGCATTGAGGCAGTTATTTGCTGTCGCCTCAGCCATAGATGTCAAACCCATAGTGGCAGCGGGACACAAGGGGCCAGCCATCAGAGACGAGCTCGCTCGGCAGCGGATTGCCGCCGTACGTCAAGAAAAGCAACTGTTACTGAATTCCGCCGTTTCCTGA